A window of Rubricoccus marinus contains these coding sequences:
- a CDS encoding anti-sigma factor yields MLFPSAACPDPDAEMLLNEYLDGELDLGREPDLFSHLATCGGCRRQFEAMLAFRLAVRQEPLAVPPALDQRVLARLDETRRLTIRRPNRRADRAPLAGALRRRVPVSVALAVTVLAVFIAAMLPTNAPAPASADSVRLARVTLSDGPLYVIEHDVTVEADREAAPEDG; encoded by the coding sequence ATGCTGTTCCCCTCCGCCGCCTGCCCCGATCCCGACGCCGAGATGCTCCTCAACGAGTACCTCGACGGCGAACTGGACCTCGGCCGCGAACCCGACCTGTTCTCCCACCTCGCGACGTGCGGCGGCTGCCGCCGGCAGTTCGAGGCCATGCTGGCCTTCCGCCTCGCCGTGCGCCAGGAGCCTCTGGCGGTCCCGCCCGCGCTGGACCAGCGCGTCCTCGCGCGGCTGGACGAGACGCGGCGGCTCACCATCCGCCGCCCCAACCGCCGCGCCGACCGCGCGCCTCTGGCGGGCGCGCTGCGCCGCCGCGTGCCCGTGAGCGTCGCGCTGGCCGTCACGGTCCTGGCGGTCTTTATCGCCGCGATGCTGCCCACGAACGCCCCCGCGCCGGCCTCCGCCGACTCGGTCCGGCTCGCCCGCGTCACGCTCAGTGATGGCCCGCTCTACGTCATCGAGCACGACGTGACCGTGGAGGCCGACCGCGAGGCCGCGCCAGAGGACGGATGA
- a CDS encoding GNAT family N-acetyltransferase, which yields MDLFASGLPTLDADRLRLRHPREADVPALLRVFGNADDLQYWSHGPLADEGAARAYLADIDRFWRERSLFQWAIADRKTDEMMGTATLNRWDEENRRADVGFILARDFWGRGLAQEAVWRVLRFGFEEMNLHRVEADVDPENEASLALLERLGFQREGHFRERWFTFGTWKDSVMLGLLSRDLTAPTPR from the coding sequence ATGGATCTCTTCGCCAGCGGCCTCCCCACGCTCGACGCCGACCGCCTCCGCCTTCGCCACCCGCGAGAGGCCGACGTGCCCGCGTTGCTCCGCGTCTTCGGCAACGCGGACGACCTGCAGTATTGGAGCCACGGGCCTCTGGCGGACGAGGGCGCCGCGCGCGCTTACCTCGCGGACATCGACCGGTTCTGGCGCGAGCGGTCGTTGTTCCAGTGGGCCATCGCGGACCGGAAGACGGACGAGATGATGGGGACCGCCACGCTCAACCGATGGGACGAAGAGAACCGCCGTGCCGACGTCGGCTTCATCCTGGCCCGGGATTTCTGGGGGCGGGGCCTCGCGCAAGAGGCAGTCTGGCGCGTGCTCCGGTTCGGGTTCGAGGAGATGAACCTCCACCGCGTAGAAGCCGACGTGGACCCCGAGAACGAGGCGTCGCTCGCGCTTCTGGAGCGACTGGGATTCCAACGCGAGGGACACTTCCGCGAGCGGTGGTTCACCTTCGGGACGTGGAAGGACAGCGTGATGCTCGGGTTACTCTCGCGCGATCTGACCGCTCCTACGCCGCGCTAA
- a CDS encoding peptidylprolyl isomerase: MQTLPRLAALALLAFAVAFPTRAQVAPGTVLDGIAAVVGDEIVLHSEATALAQQASQGQPVTNELWSRALDELVRQRVLVIHAERDTTIIIGEEMVQQQLDAQVGQMAAQAGGEEALEAYYRKTMDEIKETFRQDVRKQLLAERLRGTRMRDVSVTPGEVRAWLEQIPPAERPEVPEIVRVAHIVKVPAATPEVKQAARDFASALRDSVLAEQATLADLARRHSDDPGSGSRGGLIEDIELRLLVPEFAAVAGSIALEEVSQVFESPFGYHFLRVSEREAGKVTFQHILISVEMGADAADIARQELMVLRDSVVNHGVPFEAIARRHSQDPLSAARGGYVSDPRTGDRDIRLEALGGQWKATVDTLSVGDVSEPATVRLLDNAGTQAVHIVLLQKKTPPHALSVETDYALLSQYALNDKRREVFDQWVRRLQRDVYVDIRSPRYTAESATES; the protein is encoded by the coding sequence ATGCAGACGCTACCACGCCTCGCGGCCCTCGCCCTCTTGGCCTTCGCGGTCGCTTTCCCCACTCGCGCGCAGGTCGCGCCCGGCACCGTTCTGGACGGCATCGCCGCCGTCGTGGGCGACGAGATCGTGCTCCACTCCGAGGCGACCGCGCTCGCGCAGCAGGCGTCCCAGGGGCAGCCGGTGACCAACGAGTTGTGGAGCCGCGCGCTGGACGAGTTGGTGCGTCAGCGCGTGCTCGTGATCCACGCCGAGCGCGACACGACGATCATCATCGGCGAGGAAATGGTGCAGCAGCAGTTGGACGCTCAGGTGGGCCAGATGGCAGCCCAGGCGGGCGGCGAGGAGGCCTTGGAGGCCTACTACCGCAAAACGATGGACGAGATCAAAGAGACCTTCCGCCAGGACGTGCGGAAGCAGCTCCTCGCAGAGCGCCTCCGCGGCACGCGGATGCGCGACGTGAGCGTGACGCCCGGCGAGGTCCGCGCGTGGCTGGAGCAGATCCCGCCCGCCGAGCGCCCCGAGGTGCCCGAGATCGTCCGCGTCGCCCACATCGTGAAGGTGCCGGCGGCGACGCCAGAGGTCAAGCAGGCCGCCCGTGACTTTGCCAGCGCGCTGCGCGATTCCGTCCTTGCTGAGCAGGCCACGCTCGCAGACCTCGCGCGCCGCCACTCAGACGACCCCGGGTCGGGCTCGCGAGGCGGTCTCATCGAGGACATCGAGCTTCGCCTCCTCGTGCCGGAGTTCGCAGCCGTTGCAGGCAGCATCGCGCTCGAAGAGGTCTCCCAGGTGTTCGAGAGCCCGTTCGGCTACCACTTTCTCCGCGTCTCGGAGCGCGAGGCGGGCAAGGTGACGTTCCAGCACATCCTCATCTCCGTCGAGATGGGCGCCGACGCTGCGGACATCGCCCGCCAGGAGCTCATGGTCCTGCGCGATTCCGTCGTGAACCACGGCGTCCCCTTCGAGGCCATCGCGCGCCGCCACTCCCAGGACCCGCTTAGCGCCGCGCGAGGCGGGTACGTCTCCGATCCCCGTACCGGCGATCGTGACATCCGCTTGGAAGCCCTCGGCGGGCAGTGGAAGGCCACGGTCGATACGCTCAGCGTCGGCGATGTGAGCGAGCCGGCCACCGTCCGCTTGCTGGACAACGCGGGCACGCAGGCCGTGCACATCGTGCTCCTGCAGAAAAAGACGCCCCCGCACGCGCTCTCAGTCGAGACCGACTACGCGCTGCTCTCCCAATACGCGCTCAACGACAAGCGCCGCGAGGTCTTCGACCAATGGGTGCGCCGCCTCCAGCGCGATGTCTACGTCGACATCCGCTCGCCGCGCTACACCGCCGAGAGTGCGACCGAGAGCTAG
- the gltX gene encoding glutamate--tRNA ligase: MPDSPVRVRFAPSPTGLLHIGGLRTALYNWLLAEKTGGTFVLRIEDTDRARFVEGAEEDIRESLAWAGLTIAEGPLAGGPHAPYRQSERSSLYKDAADRLLASGDAYIAFDTAEELDAMRERLTTKENPSPRYDRASMTNSLTLGEEETQARIARGDEHVVRLRVPEGETVTFIDLIRGEVSFETSTVDDQVLVKSDGLPTYHLANVVDDHAMEITHVIRGEEWLSSTPKHILLYRALGWAPPALAHLPLILAPTGGKLSKRNADKLGIPVNVRDYVAAGYEPEAVVNWLAFLGWNPGTEQELFSLEELAEAFSIERIGQSGVQLSMDKLQWFNGQHLRALAPEAVAERASGAVGEKYGDIDRQRLTEAAALLHERLDLARDLADAGYLFEAPQAYDEAGVKKRWKEDSAALCRAYADRLEALDAFTLDSTEAAMREMAETEEVGFGRIVHPVRIATTGTMVGAGMFDTLVFLGQDESVARLRRAADALG, translated from the coding sequence ATGCCCGACTCTCCCGTCCGCGTCCGCTTTGCGCCCAGCCCCACCGGGCTCCTCCACATCGGCGGGCTCCGCACCGCGCTCTACAACTGGCTCCTCGCCGAGAAGACCGGCGGCACGTTCGTGCTCCGCATCGAGGACACCGACCGCGCGCGGTTCGTGGAAGGCGCCGAGGAGGACATCCGCGAGAGCCTCGCCTGGGCGGGCCTGACCATCGCCGAAGGGCCTCTGGCGGGCGGGCCGCACGCGCCGTACCGGCAGAGCGAGCGGAGCAGCCTCTACAAGGACGCCGCCGACCGCCTCCTGGCCTCTGGCGACGCGTACATCGCGTTCGACACGGCGGAGGAGTTGGACGCCATGCGCGAGCGGCTGACCACGAAGGAGAACCCGAGCCCGCGATACGACCGCGCGAGCATGACCAACTCGCTGACGCTGGGGGAGGAGGAGACGCAGGCGCGCATCGCCAGAGGCGACGAGCACGTCGTGCGGCTCCGGGTGCCCGAGGGCGAGACCGTCACGTTTATCGACCTCATCCGCGGCGAGGTCTCGTTCGAGACGAGCACGGTCGACGACCAGGTGCTCGTCAAGAGCGACGGCCTGCCGACGTACCACCTCGCGAACGTCGTGGATGACCACGCGATGGAGATCACGCACGTCATCCGCGGCGAGGAGTGGCTCTCGTCCACGCCCAAGCACATCCTGCTCTACCGCGCGCTCGGCTGGGCGCCACCCGCCCTCGCGCACCTCCCCCTTATCCTCGCGCCGACCGGCGGCAAGCTCTCCAAGCGCAACGCGGACAAGCTGGGCATCCCGGTCAACGTGCGCGACTACGTCGCCGCGGGCTACGAGCCGGAGGCGGTCGTCAACTGGCTCGCGTTCCTGGGCTGGAACCCCGGGACGGAGCAGGAGCTGTTCTCGCTGGAGGAGTTAGCGGAGGCGTTCTCCATCGAGCGCATCGGCCAGTCCGGCGTGCAGCTGTCGATGGACAAGCTCCAGTGGTTCAACGGCCAGCACCTCCGCGCTCTCGCGCCCGAGGCCGTCGCCGAGCGGGCCTCTGGCGCGGTCGGGGAGAAGTACGGGGACATCGACCGCCAGAGGCTGACCGAGGCTGCGGCCTTGCTCCACGAGCGGCTCGACCTCGCGCGCGACCTCGCGGACGCCGGCTACCTCTTCGAGGCGCCCCAGGCCTACGACGAGGCAGGCGTCAAGAAGCGGTGGAAGGAGGACAGCGCCGCGCTCTGCCGCGCCTACGCCGACCGCCTAGAAGCGCTGGACGCGTTCACGCTCGACTCCACCGAGGCCGCCATGCGCGAGATGGCCGAAACGGAGGAGGTCGGCTTCGGCCGGATCGTCCATCCCGTCCGCATCGCCACGACCGGCACGATGGTCGGCGCCGGCATGTTCGACACGCTCGTCTTTCTCGGGCAGGACGAGTCCGTCGCCCGCCTCCGCCGAGCGGCCGACGCGCTGGGCTAG
- a CDS encoding glutamine--tRNA ligase/YqeY domain fusion protein encodes MADSSDSRPDNFLRDIIARDVEAGTHAGRVAMRFPPEPNGYPHLGHAQSIWLNFGLSGQFGGKCNLRFDDTNPETENEEFARALEDAVRWLGYEPTAVVYASDYFDQMYAWAQDLVRKGLAYVDSQSEDEIRAMRGTVTEAGTNSPFRDRAPEESLRLLEEMRRGEHPDGSHVLRAKIDMAHPNMKMRDPLMYRIRRDAHHYRTGTDWAIYPLYDWAHGQGDAIEGITHSVCTLEFDVNRPLYDWYLDAIGIPEPRNHQYEFARLNVEATVMSKRKLRRLVEDGVVAGWDDPRMPTIAGFRRRGIRPEAIRHFASLAGVSKVNGRTDLALLEHAIRDDLNSIAPRVMAVTDPVRLVIENMASGETKTLDAPYWPDDVTPPEAAPKTRPVPLAREVWIERADFSADPPKGWRRLAPDAEVWLRHGCVVKCTGFETDDAGEITEIRATADLDTFENDPVGRKVRGAIHWVAAETALPATFRLYDRLFSHPAPDELEDFMTAVNPDSLVTRKGWIEPSVAGDPADTRYQFERTGFFWQDPEDSASGDLVFNQIVSLKDGWARKTKAPAPEAPKAEPKPLAEAGPRDPASALSEAERETYSALAVRGVGREEAAVLAADNALRSLFESTVASGAGEKEAGTLVVHDVRRALGDMPLADAKASPEALAATLQLVADNALTRNAVGPVVSHLVSEGGSAPEAVEKLGLSAVSDEAGLAPALDAALADNPEELARYRAGETKLFGFFVGQAMRRAPKGADPKALQALLRQRLGA; translated from the coding sequence GTGGCCGACTCCTCAGACTCCCGCCCCGACAACTTCCTCCGCGACATCATTGCCCGCGACGTGGAGGCCGGCACGCACGCCGGACGCGTGGCGATGCGCTTCCCGCCCGAGCCCAACGGCTACCCGCACCTGGGCCACGCGCAGAGCATCTGGCTCAACTTCGGGCTTTCCGGCCAGTTCGGCGGGAAATGCAACCTCCGGTTCGACGACACCAACCCGGAGACCGAGAACGAGGAGTTCGCCCGCGCGCTGGAAGACGCCGTCCGCTGGTTGGGCTACGAGCCCACGGCCGTCGTCTACGCGTCCGACTACTTCGACCAGATGTACGCCTGGGCGCAGGACCTCGTGCGCAAGGGTCTGGCCTACGTCGACAGCCAGAGCGAGGACGAGATCCGCGCGATGCGTGGGACCGTGACCGAGGCCGGGACCAACAGCCCGTTCCGCGACCGCGCGCCAGAGGAGAGCCTGCGTCTTCTGGAGGAGATGCGCCGCGGCGAGCACCCGGACGGCTCCCACGTGCTGCGCGCCAAGATCGACATGGCGCACCCGAACATGAAGATGCGCGACCCGCTGATGTACCGCATCCGCCGCGACGCGCACCACTACCGGACCGGCACGGACTGGGCCATCTACCCGCTCTACGACTGGGCGCACGGCCAGGGCGACGCCATCGAGGGCATCACGCACTCGGTCTGCACGCTGGAGTTCGACGTCAACCGCCCGCTCTACGACTGGTATCTGGACGCGATCGGCATTCCCGAGCCGCGCAACCACCAGTACGAGTTCGCGCGGCTCAACGTGGAGGCGACCGTGATGAGCAAGCGCAAGCTGCGCCGGCTCGTCGAGGACGGCGTCGTGGCCGGCTGGGACGATCCCCGGATGCCTACGATTGCGGGCTTCCGCCGCCGCGGCATCCGCCCCGAGGCGATCCGCCACTTTGCGAGCCTGGCCGGGGTCTCCAAGGTCAACGGCCGGACCGACCTCGCCCTCTTGGAGCACGCCATCCGCGACGACCTCAACAGCATCGCTCCGCGCGTGATGGCTGTGACCGACCCGGTCCGGCTCGTCATCGAGAACATGGCCTCTGGCGAGACGAAGACGCTGGACGCCCCCTACTGGCCGGACGACGTGACCCCGCCAGAGGCGGCGCCCAAGACCCGCCCCGTGCCTCTGGCGCGCGAGGTGTGGATCGAGCGCGCCGACTTCTCTGCCGACCCGCCAAAGGGCTGGCGTCGCCTCGCGCCCGACGCCGAGGTGTGGCTCCGCCACGGCTGCGTGGTGAAGTGCACCGGGTTTGAGACCGACGACGCGGGCGAGATCACCGAGATTCGCGCGACGGCAGACCTGGACACGTTCGAGAACGACCCGGTCGGGCGCAAAGTCCGCGGCGCGATCCACTGGGTCGCGGCCGAGACCGCCCTCCCCGCCACGTTCCGTCTCTACGACCGCCTCTTCTCGCACCCCGCGCCGGACGAGTTGGAGGACTTCATGACGGCGGTAAACCCCGACTCGCTCGTGACGCGCAAGGGCTGGATCGAGCCGTCGGTCGCGGGCGACCCGGCGGACACCCGCTACCAGTTCGAGCGCACCGGCTTTTTCTGGCAGGACCCCGAGGACTCCGCCTCTGGCGACCTCGTGTTCAACCAGATCGTGAGCCTCAAAGACGGGTGGGCGCGCAAGACGAAGGCGCCCGCGCCAGAGGCCCCGAAAGCCGAGCCGAAGCCTCTGGCGGAAGCGGGCCCGCGCGATCCGGCCTCGGCGCTGAGCGAGGCCGAGCGCGAGACGTACAGCGCCCTCGCCGTCCGCGGCGTGGGCCGCGAGGAGGCCGCCGTCCTGGCAGCAGACAACGCGCTTCGGAGCCTCTTCGAGTCCACCGTCGCCAGCGGCGCCGGTGAGAAGGAGGCCGGCACGCTCGTCGTCCACGACGTGCGCCGCGCGCTCGGCGACATGCCTCTGGCGGACGCGAAAGCCTCGCCAGAGGCCCTTGCGGCAACACTCCAACTCGTTGCAGACAACGCCTTGACCCGCAACGCGGTAGGCCCGGTGGTCTCACACTTGGTCTCCGAGGGAGGCTCCGCGCCGGAGGCGGTCGAAAAACTGGGTCTGAGCGCCGTCAGCGACGAAGCCGGGCTCGCGCCCGCGCTAGACGCCGCGCTGGCGGACAACCCGGAGGAACTCGCGCGCTACCGCGCGGGCGAGACCAAGCTGTTCGGCTTTTTCGTGGGCCAGGCGATGCGGCGCGCGCCGAAGGGCGCGGACCCGAAGGCGCTCCAGGCGCTGCTCCGCCAGAGGCTCGGCGCGTAG
- a CDS encoding putative quinol monooxygenase, whose protein sequence is MSTVNKAIFARLVAKPGMEAEVEQFLTGALPLAQDEEKTVTWYAVKFDERTFGIFDSFPDDDGRQAHLNGPIAAALMENADRLLAEPPSIEQIDVLAAKLP, encoded by the coding sequence ATGTCAACCGTCAACAAAGCCATCTTTGCCCGTCTCGTCGCCAAGCCCGGCATGGAAGCCGAGGTCGAACAATTCCTCACCGGCGCGCTGCCTCTAGCGCAGGACGAGGAGAAAACCGTCACGTGGTACGCCGTCAAGTTCGACGAGCGCACGTTCGGCATCTTCGACTCTTTCCCCGACGACGACGGGCGCCAAGCGCACTTGAACGGCCCCATCGCGGCGGCGCTAATGGAGAACGCCGACCGGCTTCTGGCGGAGCCGCCGTCGATCGAGCAGATCGACGTGCTCGCGGCGAAACTGCCGTAG
- a CDS encoding RNA polymerase sigma factor — MPHPQPPPVPPGDLDLVEAFRRGDEFAFVTLYDRHKGAVYGYAAKMLLSRAAAEDIVQETFARAYEHRQRLVSAGAFRSWVFTIARNQCLNAIARADREPALREDAPDTPAPGTPFSHLLKSEQAALVHKALDALPPAYREVLVLREYQNLSYDEIAAVTRTTVSSVKSRLFKARRKTGEILRPWLDPTPAAPEPAASGARGPVAARA; from the coding sequence ATGCCGCATCCCCAGCCCCCGCCCGTGCCGCCCGGCGACCTCGACCTCGTCGAGGCCTTCCGTCGAGGCGATGAATTCGCCTTTGTGACGCTCTACGACCGCCACAAAGGGGCGGTCTACGGCTACGCTGCCAAGATGCTGCTCTCGCGCGCCGCCGCGGAGGACATCGTGCAGGAGACCTTTGCGCGGGCCTACGAGCACCGCCAGAGGCTCGTCAGCGCGGGCGCCTTCCGCTCGTGGGTGTTCACCATCGCGCGCAACCAGTGCCTCAACGCCATCGCGCGCGCCGACCGCGAGCCCGCCTTGCGCGAGGACGCGCCCGACACGCCCGCGCCGGGGACGCCCTTCAGTCACCTGCTCAAAAGCGAGCAGGCCGCGCTCGTGCACAAAGCTCTCGACGCGCTGCCACCCGCCTATCGTGAGGTCCTCGTGCTCCGCGAGTACCAGAACCTCTCCTACGACGAGATCGCCGCGGTCACCCGCACGACGGTCTCGTCCGTAAAAAGCCGACTGTTCAAAGCCCGCCGCAAGACCGGAGAGATCCTCCGGCCGTGGCTGGACCCTACGCCCGCCGCTCCTGAGCCCGCCGCCTCTGGCGCCAGAGGCCCGGTCGCGGCGCGCGCCTGA
- a CDS encoding peptidylprolyl isomerase, translating into MRALVFLLVPLALTACGGGSTEPDAASGGAVVARVGDAVLSEGELQEALGGATPGLDSAAARRQVMEQWVRRELVVQEARRAGLDEEGDVQRALRESEQSVLEAAYLSRFFESTPAEPTEPEIAAYYEANRDKLTLREPYVRVRLLRMPTAARAQEAQNALAQIQGTPLADSLFALTAREYATDPDGATELADSFIPESRLRALNEDLGLRISALGAGAAPIVLTAPEATYVVSVVERVQPGQVPSLGMIRPEIVERLAIRKRKDAEARHIARLRSEAEAGGRLAIQ; encoded by the coding sequence GTGCGCGCCCTCGTTTTCCTGCTCGTGCCTCTGGCGCTCACTGCCTGCGGCGGCGGCAGCACCGAACCCGACGCGGCCTCTGGCGGCGCGGTGGTGGCGCGCGTCGGCGACGCGGTCCTGAGCGAGGGCGAATTGCAGGAAGCGCTCGGCGGCGCCACCCCAGGGTTGGACAGCGCCGCCGCGCGACGTCAGGTGATGGAGCAATGGGTCCGCCGCGAACTGGTGGTCCAGGAAGCCCGCCGCGCAGGCCTGGACGAGGAGGGCGACGTGCAGCGTGCTCTTCGCGAGAGCGAGCAGTCCGTTTTGGAAGCCGCCTACCTCTCGCGCTTTTTCGAGTCCACCCCTGCCGAGCCGACCGAGCCGGAGATCGCGGCGTACTACGAGGCCAACAGGGACAAGCTCACGCTCCGCGAGCCGTACGTCCGCGTCCGCCTCTTGCGGATGCCGACGGCCGCGCGCGCGCAAGAGGCCCAGAACGCCCTCGCGCAGATCCAGGGCACGCCTCTGGCGGATTCGCTGTTTGCCCTCACCGCCCGCGAGTACGCGACGGACCCCGACGGCGCCACCGAACTCGCGGACTCGTTTATCCCCGAGAGCCGCCTCCGCGCGCTCAACGAGGATCTCGGCCTCCGCATCTCCGCTCTGGGCGCCGGCGCGGCGCCCATCGTGCTGACGGCGCCAGAGGCCACCTACGTCGTCTCCGTTGTGGAGCGCGTGCAGCCGGGGCAGGTGCCCTCGCTGGGCATGATCCGCCCGGAGATCGTGGAGCGCCTCGCCATCCGCAAGCGGAAAGACGCCGAAGCGCGCCACATCGCTCGCCTCCGCTCGGAGGCCGAGGCCGGCGGGCGCCTCGCCATCCAATAG
- a CDS encoding peptidylprolyl isomerase → MLSLRSAALPLAAFLVSVAAVGCGGARPSAPEPAPLAPDGTPVVAQWTGTTLSLAEYEGEYARAEGGLERSEISADSLRERRLDFLERYTDFRLKVRSAREAGYDRDSSYLAEVDEYRNDLAGPYFTDAEIMDGIVRDLYEKGKEQIEVSHILMLVSEETAPADTLAQLTKLRAVRDSIMSGQITFAEAARRNSEDPSAQRPAGQVGADGNLNWLSAGRVVLPFEDAMYNTPVGEISEPVRSQFGYHLVYVTDRRPTPTPVSARHILISWTGPTPQDSAAVYARIDSVQARLAAGDSFEALAAEVSQDPGSAARGGDLGSFGPGRMVPPFEQAAFALQNVGDVSAPVETRFGVHLIQLTGREEPASYEEQYAELKRTAQSLPRTSLRRQQVGREERAARGAVFMPEVVRSAVQGIPTDSVLAYAQGGFGDASGEVFATMEGTEYTLGDLATPMRRARIAPSDNLTPALVQFADDYLTEQAVEAAIGSLQDRDPEFARLFRGYTEGVLLFRIAEDSVWTRASADTLGLMRTYEANRGAYRWPERRRILAFRTPGDSLLRAVRADLEAGMTPEAVFARHEGTRFALRLDTLRLADSTNTALDATLDLAPGEFTDVLPERSRLAVYVLDGIEEPREKTFKEARAEVISDYQAILETEWAARLRERYDARTFPERIPAVPPEASGVMEVRETLPATTE, encoded by the coding sequence ATGCTTTCTCTGCGCTCCGCCGCCCTGCCTCTGGCGGCGTTCCTCGTCAGTGTCGCCGCCGTGGGCTGCGGTGGCGCCCGCCCCTCCGCTCCCGAACCCGCGCCTCTGGCGCCCGATGGGACGCCCGTCGTGGCGCAGTGGACCGGGACGACGCTGTCCCTCGCCGAGTACGAGGGTGAGTACGCCCGCGCGGAGGGCGGCCTGGAGAGAAGCGAGATCAGCGCGGACTCGCTCCGCGAGCGCCGTCTGGACTTCCTGGAGCGGTACACCGACTTCCGCCTCAAGGTCCGCTCCGCGCGAGAGGCCGGCTACGACCGCGACTCCTCCTACCTCGCCGAGGTCGACGAGTACCGCAACGACCTCGCCGGCCCGTACTTCACCGACGCCGAGATCATGGACGGCATCGTCCGCGACCTCTACGAGAAGGGCAAGGAGCAGATCGAGGTGTCGCACATCCTCATGCTCGTGAGCGAGGAGACCGCGCCAGCGGATACCCTCGCGCAGCTCACCAAGCTCCGCGCCGTTCGCGATTCCATCATGAGCGGGCAGATCACGTTTGCCGAAGCCGCTCGCCGCAACTCCGAGGACCCCTCGGCGCAGCGCCCCGCCGGCCAGGTCGGCGCCGACGGCAACCTCAACTGGCTTTCTGCGGGCCGCGTTGTCCTCCCGTTCGAGGACGCGATGTACAACACGCCCGTGGGCGAGATCAGCGAGCCGGTGCGGAGCCAGTTCGGCTACCACCTCGTCTACGTGACCGACCGCCGCCCGACGCCCACGCCCGTCTCGGCGCGCCACATCCTGATCTCGTGGACCGGCCCCACCCCCCAGGACTCCGCCGCCGTCTACGCCCGCATCGATAGCGTGCAGGCCCGCCTCGCCGCTGGCGACAGCTTCGAGGCGCTCGCCGCCGAGGTCTCGCAGGACCCCGGCTCCGCCGCCAGAGGCGGTGACCTCGGCTCGTTCGGCCCCGGCCGGATGGTGCCCCCGTTTGAGCAAGCCGCCTTCGCGCTCCAGAACGTCGGCGACGTGTCGGCACCGGTGGAGACGCGCTTTGGCGTTCACCTCATCCAGCTGACCGGGCGCGAGGAGCCCGCGAGCTACGAGGAGCAGTACGCGGAGCTGAAGCGGACGGCGCAGAGCCTGCCGCGCACCTCGCTGCGCCGCCAGCAGGTCGGTCGCGAGGAGCGTGCCGCCAGAGGCGCCGTGTTCATGCCCGAAGTGGTCCGCTCCGCGGTCCAGGGCATCCCCACCGACTCCGTGCTCGCCTACGCGCAGGGCGGCTTCGGTGACGCCTCTGGCGAGGTCTTCGCCACGATGGAAGGCACGGAGTACACGCTGGGCGACCTCGCCACGCCGATGCGCCGCGCCCGCATCGCGCCGTCGGACAACCTCACGCCCGCGCTCGTGCAGTTCGCCGACGACTACCTCACCGAGCAGGCCGTCGAGGCCGCCATCGGCTCGCTGCAGGACCGCGATCCCGAGTTCGCGCGCCTGTTCCGCGGCTACACCGAGGGCGTGCTCCTTTTCCGGATCGCGGAGGACAGCGTGTGGACCCGCGCCAGCGCTGACACGCTGGGCCTCATGCGGACCTACGAGGCCAACCGCGGCGCGTACCGCTGGCCGGAGCGGCGCCGCATCCTCGCCTTCCGCACCCCGGGCGACTCCCTGCTCCGCGCCGTCCGTGCGGACCTGGAGGCCGGCATGACGCCAGAGGCCGTCTTCGCCCGCCATGAAGGCACCCGTTTCGCCCTGCGCCTGGACACGCTCCGCCTCGCGGACTCCACCAACACCGCGCTCGACGCCACGCTGGACCTCGCGCCCGGCGAGTTCACCGACGTGCTCCCCGAGCGCAGCCGCCTGGCCGTCTACGTCCTAGACGGCATCGAGGAGCCACGCGAGAAGACGTTCAAGGAGGCCCGCGCCGAGGTGATCTCGGACTACCAGGCCATCCTCGAAACCGAGTGGGCCGCCCGCCTCCGCGAGCGCTACGACGCCCGCACCTTCCCCGAACGGATCCCCGCCGTCCCGCCAGAGGCCTCTGGCGTGATGGAAGTGCGGGAGACGCTGCCCGCGACCACGGAGTAG